The Scyliorhinus canicula chromosome 13, sScyCan1.1, whole genome shotgun sequence genome contains a region encoding:
- the srprb gene encoding signal recognition particle receptor subunit beta — MAAATLQLYLESIRRELERQDPSVIGVIVALVAVLVTIVLFVLLRSRKSSRRAVLLTGLCDSGKTVLCCRLLSGKFKLSHTSITSNSALYRVRSDKGPAVALYDLPGHESLRLKYLEKHKGDARGIVFVVDSVSFQKEVKDVAEFLYMLLTDAVIAKNAPPLLIACNKQDVTMAKSAKLIQQQLEKELNTLRMIRSGAPKSLDGPSTGAVVPLGKKGKEFDLSQAPMKIEFVECSARGSKGDKGEADLGTVERWLVKIA; from the exons ATGGCGGCTGCCACTCTGCAACTTTACCTGGAGTCGATCCGCCGGGAGTTGGAGCGTCAGGATCCGAGTGTGATCGGGGTGATCGTAGCGCTGGTGGCGGTGCTGGTCACCATCG TTCTTTTTGTGCTGTTAAGGAGCAGGAAAAGCAGTCGCCGAGCAGTGCTTTTGACTGGTTTGTGTGATTCTGGGAAGACTGTCCTATGCTGCCGG TTATTGTCCGGGAAATTTAAGCTGTCACACACATCCATTACCAGTAACTCTGCATTGTATAGGGTTAGAAGTGACAAG GGCCCCGCTGTTGCTTTGTACGACCTTCCTGGGCATGAGAGTCTGCGTCTTAAGTATTTGGAGAAACACAAGGGCGATGCCAG AGGCATTGTCTTTGTAGTGGACAGTGTGTCATTTCAAAAAGAAGTGAAGGATGTAGCTGAGTTCCTCTACATGTTGCTAACCGATGCTGTGATCGCGAAGAATGCACCTCCACTCCTTATAGCCTGCAACAAGCAAG ATGTGACCATGGCCAAATCTGCAAAATTAATTCAGCAACAGTTGGAAAAGGAACT AAACACCCTGAGGATGATTCGCTCCGGAGCACCAAAGTCACTGGATGGACCTAGCACTGGGGCTGTGGTGCCTTTAGGGAAGAAGGGAAAGGAGTTTGATTTATCACAGGCACCGATGAAGATTGAATTTGTCGAGTGCAGTGCACGAGGGAGCAAAGGGGACAAAGGCGAAGCAGACCTTGGAACTGTGGAAAGGTGGCTTGTGAAAATAGCGTGA